A part of Aspergillus oryzae RIB40 DNA, chromosome 7 genomic DNA contains:
- the smc4 gene encoding condensin subunit SMC4 (structural maintenance of chromosome protein 4 (chromosome condensation complex Condensin, subunit C)): MSSIARGRPSRRSAPRRSYVMSETSEEEDPGNVTPTPSQHDVEEEDEDDSTPVPKKPSTRRRSSRRTTADAPAPTPSTARPARRSRRSTTAEQEQASSQVGESNDEGNSVASVEEPESPSQNVAATKRRSTTSRRSRDSMTPKPERSSVEPSISPQSQARSQRGSVPPLGDITEAAVNKSPSPEDTKSQISIINPHSTVLEKPMDIMMKARNLAHPTIPEEPSGPKSRMVIKTLILNNFKSYAGKQIVGPFHASFSSVVGPNGSGKSNVIDALLFVFGFRASKMRQGKISALIHNSADFPDLPFCEVEVHFQEVLDLPDGAHEIVPDSQLIISRKAFKNNTSKYYMNGKETNFTAVTTLLRDRGIDLDHKRFLILQGEVESIAQMKAKAANEHEDGLLEYLEDIIGTSKYKAPIDEAATELETLNDVCVEKNNRVQHVEKERNALEDKKDKALSYLNDENELTQKQSALYQIYIDECADNIRVTEEAILQMQELLNMELEKHEGNESGIKELEKAYKRGMREYENMEKEVQALAKEMAKYDKESVKFEEKKKFLVGKQKKLEKTIQTARLAASECESLVEKHTSDITKKTKETTDLEKELKVEEDELSAIRESLKGKTQGLSDKITAKQKSLEPWDEKINKKVSAVAVAQSELDILRERSNAGAVLLEEAQGKVSSIEETLAAKETDLEERKEQKAILEEEVAKLKHDLKKYAHREPDVRAHVSSARQKADEARASLASTQNRGSVLSGLMRLKESGRIEGFHGRLGNLGTIDEKYDVAISTACPALENMVVDTVEVGQQCIDYLRKNNLGRANFILLDRLPRRDMSSVFTPESVPRLFDLVKPKDPKFAPAFYSVMQNTLVAKDLEQANRIAYGARRWRVVTLDGQLIDTSGTMSGGGTRVARGAMSSKQVADTSKEQVARLEGDLEEMERKFQAFQEKQRHIEAAMREKTEEIPRVETKIQKILIEIESTNRSLADAQRRVKELSAAHKPSKTDAAQAAALEKQIASLEEEIEDLRSQKGGIEEEIQTLQNKIMEVGGVRLRGQKARVDGLKEQIGMLAEEISNAEVGKSKNEKLIAKHQKTRGDAEEELNHITEDLDKLNEDVSNQANDASGWKQKVEEAQEALESKKGDLKTVKAELDEKVAELNESRATEIEMRNKLEENQKALAENEKRGRYWHEKLSKLTLQNVSDLGNEEAPAELQTYTKDELLEMNKESLKATIAALEEKTQNSPVDLSVIEEYRRRSAEHEARSADLNTALASRDSAKARLDGLRSARLNGFMEGFSIISLRLKEMYQMITMGGNAELELVDSLDPFSEGILFSVMPPKKSWKNIGNLSGGEKTLSSLALVFALHHYKPTPLYVMDEIDAALDFRNVSIVASYIKERTKNAQFIVISLRNNMFELASRLVGVYKVNHKTKSVTIENKDYIKRQ; the protein is encoded by the exons ATGTCATCAATCGCAAGAGGCAGGCCATCCCGGCGCTCTGCTCCTCGAAGGAGCTATGTCATGTCGGAGACatctgaagaggaagatcccGGAAATGTGACCCCCACGCCGTCCCAGCATGacgttgaagaggaggatgaagacgattCCACCCCAGTTCCCAAGAAACCCTCCACAAGGAGACGGTCTAGCAGGCGTACGACAGCTGATGCGCCTGCACCTACGCCTAGCACCGCACGCCCCGCACGAAGGTCCCGCAGGTCGACAACGGCAGAGCAGGAGCAGGCATCGTCGCAAGTTGGTGAATCAAATGACGAAGGGAATTCAGTTGCATCTGTAGAAGAGCCTGAATCGCCTTCACAAAATGTGGCGgcaacgaaaagaagaagtacGACATCTCGCAGGAGTCGTGACTCCATGACGCCCAAACCGGAACGGTCTTCAGTCGAGCCCTCCATATCGCCTCAATCCCAAGCCCGGTCTCAGAGAGGCAGCGTGCCACCGCTTGGCGATATCACCGAGGCTGCAGTGAACAAGTCCCCTTCGCCCGAGGATACAAAGTCGCAAATTTCGATCATTAATCCCCATTCGACCGTTCTCGAGAAGCCGATGGATATCATGATGAAGGCGCGCAACTTAGCTCATCCGACGATACCTGAGGAACCATCAGGACCGAAGAGTCGCATGGTTATCAAGACTTTGATTCTTAACAACTTCAAGAGTTACGCAGGGAAACAGATCGTAGGGCCCTTTCacgcttctttttcctcgGTTGTGGGACCGAACGGCTCCGGAAAGTCCAATGTGATTGATGCGTTGCTATTCGTGTTTGGCTTCCGAGCCAGCAAGATGCGACAAGGCAAAATTTCTGCTCTGATTCACAACTCTGCTGATTTCCCAGATTTGCCCTTCTGCGAAGTTGAGGTTCATTTCCAAGAGGTCCTCGATCTGCCAGATGGAGCACACGAAATAGTCCCAGATTCCCAACTGATTATCTCTCGAAAGGCATTTAAGAACAACACCAGCAAATATTACATGAATGGCAAGGAAACAAACTTCACCGCCGTAACGACCTTGCTCCGTGACCGAGGAATCGACCTAGACCATAAGCGTTTCCTGATTCTCCAGGGTGAAGTCGAATCCATTGCCCAGATGAAGGCAAAGGCCGCCAATGAGCATGAGGACGGGCTTCTCGAGTATCTTGAAGATATTATCGGAACTTCGAAATACAAGGCCCCCATTGACGAAGCGGCCACCGAACTAGAGACGCTGAACGACGTCTGTGTTGAGAAGAATAACCGTGTGCAGCAtgtagagaaagaaaggaatgcCCTAGAGGAcaagaaagataaagctcTTTCCTACCTCAATGACGAAAACGAGCTCACCCAGAAGCAGTCGGCGCTTTATCAAATTTACATTGACGAATGTGCCGATAACATCCGCGTCACGGAAGAGGCTATCCTCCAAATGCAAGAGCTCTTGAACATGGAACTTGAGAAACATGAGGGCAATGAATCGGGGATTAAGGAGCTTGAGAAGGCTTACAAGCGCGGCATGCGTGAATACGAaaacatggagaaggaagtacAGGCTTTGGCAAAAGAGATGGCGAAGTACGACAAGGAGTCCGTCAAATTtgaggaaaagaagaagttcttGGTTGgcaagcaaaagaagctggAAAAAACAATTCAAACTGCCCGTTTGGCTGCTTCCGAATGCGAAAGCTTGGTCGAGAAACATACCAGTGATATTaccaagaagaccaaagagACAACGGATCTAGAGAAAGAGCTAAaagtggaagaggatgaattgTCGGCAATTCGTGAAAGCTTGAAGGGCAAAACCCAGGGCCTTTCGGATAAGATCACGGCCAAACAGAAGTCACTTGAGCCATgggatgagaagatcaacaaaaAGGTCTCCGCTGTTGCAGTGGCACAAAGTGAGCTTGACATTCTTCGGGAGAGAAGCAATGCCGGTGCTGTACTCCTAGAGGAAGCACAGGGCAAGGTTTCATCTATTGAGGAAACGTTAGCCGCCAAGGAAACCGATCTTGAGGAGCGGAAAGAGCAGAAGGCCattcttgaggaagaggtcgCAAAGCTAAAGCATGACCTCAAAAAGTACGCCCACAGGGAGCCAGATGTTCGCGCTCATGTCTCCAGCGCCCGGCAAAAAGCCGACGAAGCAAGAGCTAGCCTTGCAAGCACACAAAATCGTGGCAGTGTACTGTCTGGCCTCATGCGTCTCAAGGAATCTGGTCGTATCGAAGGGTTCCACGGACGACTTGGAAACCTCGGGACAATCGATGAGAAATATGACGTGGCTATATCCACCGCTTGTCCAGCATTGGAAAATATGGTGGTGGATACAGTCGAGGTTGGTCAACAATGCATCGACTACTTGCGGAAGAACAATCTTGGCCGAGCCAACTTCATACTTTTGGATCGTCTTCCACGACGGGACATGTCATCGGTATTCACCCCGGAGAGTGTCCCACGCCTGTTTGATCTCGTGAAGCCCAAGGATCCGAAGTTTGCACCAGCATTCTATAGCGTGATGCAAAATACTCTTGTCGCCAAGGACCTAGAGCAAGCTAATCGCATTGCCTACGGTGCCAGACGGTGGAGAGTAGTGACACTTGATGGCCAGCTCATAGATACCTCGGGTACCAtgagtggtggtggtaccCGTGTTGCTCGGGGTGCAATGTCATCGAAGCAGGTCGCGGACACCAGCAAAGAGCAGGTTGCAAGACTTGAAGGTGACCtcgaagagatggagaggaaatTCCAggctttccaggagaagCAAAGACATATAGAGGCGGCGATGAGAGAGAAGACGGAGGAAATCCCACGTGTCGAAACAAAGATTCAGAAGATCTTGATCGAGATTGAAAGTACCAACCGCAGTCTCGCAGATGCCCAGCGGCGCGTGAAGGAGTTGAGCGCTGCTCACAAGCCATCCAAGACGGACGCAGCCCAGGCTGCAgctctggagaagcagatcgCTTCTCTCGAAGAGGAAATCGAAGATCTCCGTTCACAGAAgggaggaattgaagaagagattcaAACTCTCCAGAACAAGATCATGGAGGTTGGTGGTGTAAGACTGCGAGGTCAGAAGGCTAGAGTCGACGGTCTGAAAGAACAGATCGGCATGCTTGCCGAAGAGATCTCAAATGCGGAAGTCGGCAAGTCCAAGAACGAGAAGCTTATAGCCAAACATCAAAAAACACGTGGGGACGCTGAAGAGGAGCTCAACCATATTACCGAAGACCTTGACAAGCTGAATGAGGATGTCTCCAACCAAGCTAACGACGCATCCGGTTGGAAGCAAAAGGTAGAGGAAGCACAAGAGGCCCTCGAGTCGAAGAAGGGAGATCTCAAGACCGTGAAGGCCGAGTTAGATGAGAAGGTGGCCGAATTAAACGAATCTCGGGCCACGGAAATCGAAATGCGCAATAAGCTTGAAGAGAACCAAAAGGCTCTAGCGGAGAACGAAAAGCGCGGGCGCTACTGGCACGAGAAGCTGTCCAAGTTAACACTGCAGAATGTGAGCGATCTTGGAAATGAGGAAGCGCCCGCAGAGCTGCAGACATATACCAAGGATGAGTTATTGGAGATGAACAAGGAGTCTTTGAAAGCTACTATTGCAgctttggaagagaagacGCAGAACTCCCCTGTTGACCTCTCTGTCATCGAAGAATATCGTCGCCGGTCTGCCGAACACGAGGCGCGTTCAGCGGATCTCAATACTGCCCTGGCATCTCGCGACAGTGCTAAAGCTCGTCTTGACGGCCTTCGATCCGCTCGCTTGAACGGATTCATGGAAGGCTTTAGCATCATCTCGCTCCGCTTGAAGGAGATGTACCAGATGATTACAATGGGTGGCAATGCGGAGCTCGAATTAGTGGATTCTTTAGATCCTTTCTCTGAAGGTATCTTGTTCTCCGTCATGCCTccgaagaagagctggaagaacaTTGGCAACTTGTCCGGTGGTGAGAAGACACTGTCTAGTTTAGCCCTGGTTTTCGCCTTGCACCATTACAAGCCTACGCCGCTGTACGTCATGGACGAAATTGATGCCGCCTTGGACTTCAGAAAC GTTTCCATCGTAGCTTCGTACATCAAAGAGAGGACGAAGAACGCGCAATTCATCGTTATCTCCTTGAGAAACAACATG TTCGAACTCGCATCGCGCCTGGTCGGTGTCTACAAGGTCAACCATAAGACTAAGAGTGTGACCATCGAGAACAAGGATTATATCAAGAGACAGTAA
- a CDS encoding folliculin domain-containing protein (predicted protein) codes for MVAWGLARMMISSLFASLAPWRFPTHARISRGLSLTHFCEVHGPTSIICSQVLPFSCSQCYPDRSDFSPDDTPATSHDTVSSHLQSPTYGKDTNSSKLHGKLPGKADFEKIEDHPYFIKPQANSAEAQQRLNPLGGGDGDTCASCSLTLPDNVSKQLPPGAPGTPKSDGKGKNGSPVLRSREVVYSCGSNHSETEDGAHDPHVHASYPESLHSSSVASDASCHTHILTYLSLRGPPNPADYALLRRSSIRTLSCELLPQGASSGPLCFGDSSAGYTIAFVFRLPDPMARGKRRSYALVALAGKDTGRAFRACPVIWRAFGRISAGIVKSAEKYQEEEKRREEQNKGPDRTNSRQYTPVSSFLTGRALDPDGQLRRPGQVKARNLSEIVGNQYIFAEIHANFVALLQQLGSMFGADPIFEERFVCSTIRDGEDSRRPSIVGGGKPKASQKYEDSDLGMSTLDISSGPKPIPIAPRRSVVA; via the exons ATGGTCGCATGGGGCCTCGCCAGAATGATGATCTCATCATTGTTCGCCTCCCTCGCGCCGTGGAGGTTTCCAACACATGCTCGTATTTCTCGGGGT CTCTCCTTGACGCATTTCTGCGAGGTGCATGGTCCCACCTCGATCATCTGCTCGCAGGTCTTGCCGTTCTCCTGCTCGCAATGCTACCCAGACAGATCCGATTTTTCTCCCGACGACACCCCTGCAACTTCTCATGACACAGTATCTTCTCATCTACAGAGCCCCACTTACGGCAAGGACACCAATTCATCCAAACTTCATGGAAAACTTCCAGGCAAAGCCGACTTCGAAAAAATCGAGGATCACCCCTACTTTATCAAGCCTCAGGCCAATTCCGCTGAGGCCCAGCAGAGATTGAACCCACTTGGAGGCGGAGACGGCGATACCTGCGCAAGCTGTAGTTTGACATTGCCAGATAATGTAAGCAAGCAGCTCCCTCCAGGCGCCCCTGGTACGCCTAAGAGCGATGGTAAAGGGAAAAACGGGAGCCCCGTTTTGCGCTCGAGAGAGGTCGTCTACTCTTGCGGCTCAAATCACTCCGAAACCGAAGACGGTGCACACGACCCGCATGTACACGCCTCCTATCCTGAGTCTTTACATTCCTCGTCGGTTGCATCTGACGCCTCTTGCCACACACATATTCTCACCTATCTCTCGCTACGAGGCCCTCCAAACCCAGCGGATTATGCTCTTCTCCGACGTTCTTCCATTCGAACCCTGAGTTGTGAACTCCTCCCGCAAGGTGCCTCCTCCGGTCCCTTGTGCTTTGGCGACTCCTCTGCAGGGTATACGATCGCGTTTGTCTTTCGCCTTCCGGACCCCATGGCACGCGGTAAACGGCGCAGCTACGCATTGGTTGCACTGGCTGGCAAAGACACTGGAAGGGCGTTCCGCGCTTGTCCGGTGATCTGGCGTGCTTTCGGTCGAATCTCAGCGGGAATTGTCAAATCGGCTGAGAAATatcaggaggaagaaaagcgtCGCGAAGAACAGAATAAAGGACCTGATCGGACGAACAGTAGACAGTACACCCCagtctcttccttcctcaccgGCCGTGCCCTTGATCCAGATGGTCAGCTTCGTCGCCCTGGTCAGGTGAAGGCAAGGAATCTCAGCGAGATCGTGGGCAACCAGTACATCTTTGCAGAAATTCACGCAAACTTTGTTGCTCTCTTGCAACAGTTAGGCTCGATGTTCGGAGCCGACCCCATTTTCGAAGAAAGATTCGTTTGTAGTACGATACGTGACGGCGAGGATTCGCGACGGCCTTCGATCGTGGGTGGCGGTAAACCGAAAGCGTCGCAGAAATACGAAGATAGCGACCTCGGAATGTCTACGCTTGATATATCTTCGGGTCCCAAGCCTATCCCTATCGCACCACGCCGGTCTGTTGTCGCATAA
- the grc3 gene encoding putative RNA processing protein Grc3 (uncharacterized conserved protein similar to ATP/GTP-binding protein) encodes MSAVAARKARQQQMQAAIAVVKPSQAESVQEPPSKKARRSPEQAAPTPPASGEPQGRTTRSSKRKAESLKVDKLIEKKEKTLSAEYTEQLPVRSSPQEQEDQSSSDEESEEQNPIVGENDAGIAPLRGDVDGYESPADTSGPIQEFPLSKTRLNKSNIIYSDEHTLCVRIKEKMSLVLLGHYDLWVKRGVVSVMGAKLHPSPRLYRVYAPSTHSLPVIKCVSGVDGAAEIEVKSCHSGIYRLRDLSPLYRRIWNGKNTSADKLTLRTSPSSAKRTFSVLYTSADDSFKRHLRPLHLEKQWSSAIKSLSQRGGRLKALICGPKASGKSTFSRYLLNHLLSPAPQTETNYCNTDGVAFLDLDPGQPEFSPMGQVYLAHLRSPVFGPPFSHPSLDSSQEGTIIRAHHIGATSPKEDPDHYVLAAMDLMDRYRALLASYPQCPLIINYPGWIFGLGLEVATWLVRSLGLSDVVYMSEKGPTEVVMPLGQAAQEAMAPLTILPSQPTDFVSRSSAQLRSMQMQSYFHMTRPTEISNPLWLEKPISRTRPFHVHYAGPKQGIKGVMVMGSQIDPDLLQEVLDGSIVAVVAVESPQAILGQNDGPGLTINHPAQPIDADVTMDDSTDTPMEGVPLQDPINPFIDANIVRTPTENLPYLFVGSGSSNPLDPKASRCLGLALVRSIDVSSQRLELVTPIAGSAIRDALEQSHGIVLVRGQLDNPNWAISEDYYAARAEERRYRESLEKLKKNEATTDKEDSIIEPEQQARVSAILRDRIRRASNVPWMTVIEDNSGHQREAAQREKSLWKLRKKAYPGSDSEGDW; translated from the exons ATGAGCGCAGTTGCGGCGCGTAAGGCTCGTCAGCAGCAAATGCAGGCTGCGATAGCTGTGGTGAAGCCTTCGCAAGCCGAATCAGTGCAGGAGCCACCGTCGAAGAAAGCACGGCGTTCGCCAGAACAAGCGGCGCCAACCCCGCCTGCCAGCGGAGAACCCCAAGGACGGACAACGCGATCCTCGAAACGGAAAGCTGAGAGCTTGAAAGTTGATAAACTgattgagaaaaaggagaaaacaCTTTCGGCTGAATATACCGAACAATTGCCTGTTCGTAGCTCTCCGCAGGAACAAGAGGaccagtcttcttcagaCGAAGAATCCGAGGAGCAAAATCCAATTGTGGGAGAGAATGATGCCGGAATCGCTCCTCTTAGAGGTGATGTTGATGG TTACGAATCTCCCGCTGATACTTCCGGGCCTATCCAGGAGTTTCCTCTATCCAAAACTCGTTTGAACAAGAGCAATATAATTTACAGCGATGAACATACACTGTGTGTCCGGataaaggagaagatgagtcTGGTGTTACTCGGTCATTACGACCTGTGGGTGAAGCGCGGTGTCGTTAGTGTCATGGGTGCGAAGTTACACCCCTCACCACGGCTCTACCGAGTTTACGCTCCGTCTACACACTCATTACCAGTGATCAAGTGTGTATCTGGGGTTGACGGGGCGGCAGAAATTGAAGTCAAGTCATGCCATAGCGGTATATATCGCCTCAGGGATTTGTCTCCTCTATATCGACGGATATGGAATGGCAAAAATACTTCAGCGGACAAACTAACGCTCAGAACTTCCCCGTCTTCCGCTAAGAGGACGTTCTCTGTC CTGTACACGTCTGCAGACGATTCCTTCAAACGGCATCTCCGGCCATTGCATCTTGAGAAGCAATGGAGCTCAGCTATCAAATCGCTATCTCAGCGAGGAGGTCGATTAAAGGCACTGATCTGTGGCCCCAAAGCTTCTGGAAAATCCACCTTCAGTCGATATCTTCTAAACCATTTGCTCAGCCCGGCACCCCAGACTGAAACGAATTACTGTAACACTGATGGCGTGGCcttccttgatcttgatcCCGGCCAGCCAGAATTTTCTCCCATGGGACAAGTGTATCTGGCGCATCTCCGGTCACCCGTCTTCGGCCCCCCATTCTCCCACCCATCGTTAGATAGTTCCCAGGAGGGAACCATCATCAGAGCCCACCACATCGGTGCGACGTCACCTAAAGAGGACCCCGACCACTACGTGCTCGCTGCCATGGACCTCATGGATCGCTACCGTGCCTTGCTGGCAAGCTACCCCCAATGCCCGCTGATCATCAACTATCCAGGATGGATCTTCGGACTCGGCTTAGAAGTTGCGACATGGCTCGTTAGATCCCTTGGCTTGTCCGACGTCGTATACATGAGCGAGAAAGGCCCCACAGAGGTCGTGATGCCTCTCGGTCAGGCAGCTCAAGAAGCCATGGCCCCTCTGACCATTCTCCCATCCCAGCCAACTGATTTCGTAAGTCGGTCCAGCGCACAGCTACGCTCCATGCAAATGCAGTCCTACTTCCACATGACTCGCCCCACCGAAATCAGCAACCCGCTGTGGCTAGAGAAGCCAATCTCCCGCACAAGACCATTCCACGTTCACTACGCTGGACCGAAACAGGGTATCAAGGGCGTAATGGTCATGGGCTCTCAGATCGACCCTGATCTGCTCCAGGAGGTTCTGGACGGGTCTATTGTCGCCGTCGTCGCCGTGGAGTCACCCCAAGCGATTCTAGGCCAAAATGATGGCCCCGGTCTAACAATCAATCACCCTGCCCAACCCATAGATGCAGATGTCACCATGGACGATTCCACCGATACACCGATGGAGGGAGTTCCTTTGCAGGACCCTATTAACCCATTCATTGATGCAAACATCGTTCGGACACCTACCGAGAACTTACCCTACCTCTTCGTGGGATCAGGCAGCAGTAACCCTCTCGATCCGAAAGCATCTCGCTGCTTAGGTTTAGCTCTTGTACGCTCCATAGACGTCTCCTCGCAACGACTGGAACTAGTCACCCCCATTGCGGGATCCGCGATCCGCGACGCCCTCGAACAAAGCCACGGCATCGTCCTCGTCCGAGGCCAGCTCGACAACCCCAACTGGGCCATCAGCGAAGATTACTACGCCGCGCGCGCCGAAGAGAGACGCTATCGGGAGTCcctcgagaagctcaagaagaacgaaGCCACCACCGACAAAGAGGACAGCATTATCGAACCAGAGCAGCAAGCCCGGGTGTCTGCCATCCTTCGGGACCGGATACGACGGGCCAGCAACGTACCCTGGATGACGGTAATTGAAGACAACAGCGGCCATCAACGAGAGGCCGCGCAGCGGGAGAAATCCCTGTGGAAGCTGCGCAAGAAGGCATACCCCGGCAGCGATAGCGAAGGAGACTGGTAG